Within Sporosarcina sp. PTS2304, the genomic segment ACTGTGGACGTGTGACCGAATGAAATCCGCACCAATCCTTTTGCGACAGTCGGTGAGATCTTCATGGCTGTCATCGTTGTAGATGATTGCTGTTGTCCTACCTGACATGCACTTCCTGTAGATACTGCAAAGCCTCGCCTATTTAATTCTAACATAAGTAGTTGTCCTTCTGAACCATTGACGCAAAAACCAATAATATGAGGCAACTGGAATTTGTCAGTGCCATAAATGGTGAAGTGTTGTTTTTTTGATTGCAACTTTTCTAGTAGAAGTGTTCGTAATGACTGATAAGTTTCGTATTCATTTGCGACTTCAGCAAGCTCAGCTGCTCTAATAAACGCAGCAATTGCTGGTACGTTCACCGTCCCTCCGCGAAATCCTCTCTCTTGAACTACACCCGGGAATAAAGGAACTGCACGAATACGCGGATTGATGTAGACTGCTCCTACCCCTTTAGGTCCGTATAATTTATGGCTAGAAACAGACAGACTATCTACGTATGGAGTAATTTGACGTATGTGTAGCTTTCCGAAAGATTGGACACAGTCACTATGTACTAAAATGTCTCGTTGCTTTACCAGATCAAAAACTGCACGAATCGGCTGAATCGTACCAATTTCAGGATTGCAATGCTGCACAGACACAACGATCGTATCCTCAGTAATGGCTGCTTCAAGTTCTTCTAGATCAATCATTCCTTCCGGAGTAAACGACACAGTCGTAATGCGGAACCCTCGCTCATTCAAATAGGCGGCTGCGGAATGAATAGAAGGATGCTCTGCAGCGGTAATAATTATATGATTCCCTTTACTTCTAGCGGAGTATGCTAAAGATAGTAATGCGAGTGAATTACTTTCAGTCCCGCCAGAAGTGAAATATAAACCAGCTGGATGAACGTCCAGTAGTTCGCCTAATCGTTGTCGACATTGCGTCAATATATTTTGTGCCATTCCACCTTCATCGTGCAAACTTGTCGTATTGCCAAAATATTGTTGTGCGATTGCGACATATACTTCCGCTGCTTCATTGTGCAGAGGAGTAGTTGCTGCATAATCGAAATAATGCAAAATGAATGACCTCCTACGATAAATTATGTATTCATCTTGTCATAGAATGATAAATATGTAAAGATAGGTGTAAAGACAACTCAAGGATAGTGCGTAGGAGGATATAAATGAATAGAATCAAATTAATTTCCATGCTTGAGCAATTTTTTCTAGAAGATGTAGGGGATGGTGACTTATCAGCTACTACATTATTTCCTTGCGATGCGATTGGCGAAATGCGGTTGATTGCGAAAGAGGCAGGAGTCTTTTGTGGGAAAGAAATCATAGTCGAAGGGTTCAGATTAATGGATCCTGCGATTCAAGTGACTTGCAGTATAGAAGACGGAGAAGCAATGAGTGATCAGCAAGTTTTGGCTACAGCGATAGGCCCTGTTCGCGGTTTATTATCTGCAGAACGTGTGATTTTGAACTGTGTGCAACGTATGAGCGCCATTTCTACAAAAACAGCTCGTTTGATCGAACGGATGCAGCCTAGTCAGACGCGCTTATGTGATACGAGAAAGACCGCCCCTGGATTACGTATGCTTGATAAATATGCTGTCCGTGTAGGCGGCGGATATAATCATCGTACAGGTTTATACGATGCGGTCATGTTAAAGGACAATCACCTAGCATATGCAGGATCTATTATGGCAGCTGTTGCGCAATTGCGTGAACGTCTTGGGCATACAGTGAAAATAGAAGTCGAAATAGAAACGTTAGAGCAGCTAATGGAGGCGATAGAAGCTGCCCCTGATATTATTATGTTCGACAACAGAACGCCCGCTCAAATTAGCGAATGGTT encodes:
- a CDS encoding IscS subfamily cysteine desulfurase, whose amino-acid sequence is MHYFDYAATTPLHNEAAEVYVAIAQQYFGNTTSLHDEGGMAQNILTQCRQRLGELLDVHPAGLYFTSGGTESNSLALLSLAYSARSKGNHIIITAAEHPSIHSAAAYLNERGFRITTVSFTPEGMIDLEELEAAITEDTIVVSVQHCNPEIGTIQPIRAVFDLVKQRDILVHSDCVQSFGKLHIRQITPYVDSLSVSSHKLYGPKGVGAVYINPRIRAVPLFPGVVQERGFRGGTVNVPAIAAFIRAAELAEVANEYETYQSLRTLLLEKLQSKKQHFTIYGTDKFQLPHIIGFCVNGSEGQLLMLELNRRGFAVSTGSACQVGQQQSSTTMTAMKISPTVAKGLVRISFGHTSTVENTMLLADALLDIAQTLHTRNEKAVIQ
- the nadC gene encoding carboxylating nicotinate-nucleotide diphosphorylase — its product is MNRIKLISMLEQFFLEDVGDGDLSATTLFPCDAIGEMRLIAKEAGVFCGKEIIVEGFRLMDPAIQVTCSIEDGEAMSDQQVLATAIGPVRGLLSAERVILNCVQRMSAISTKTARLIERMQPSQTRLCDTRKTAPGLRMLDKYAVRVGGGYNHRTGLYDAVMLKDNHLAYAGSIMAAVAQLRERLGHTVKIEVEIETLEQLMEAIEAAPDIIMFDNRTPAQISEWLPLVPSSIITEASGMITEQTIADYGQTGIDYISVGALTHSVTAADISANLEIRKQGNEK